In Synergistaceae bacterium, a single genomic region encodes these proteins:
- a CDS encoding dinitrogenase iron-molybdenum cofactor biosynthesis protein, giving the protein MIISIPADKKDVHSRVSLSFARAPFFAIYDAETDTAEFIDNTAASLQGGAGIKAAQIVADSKASVLLTPHCGQNAAEVLQRANVQIYKTADLTIVENVNAFKEGKLQVLKDIHPGYHEKFGR; this is encoded by the coding sequence ATGATAATATCAATCCCGGCAGACAAGAAAGACGTGCATTCAAGAGTTTCACTCTCCTTTGCGAGAGCTCCTTTTTTCGCAATTTATGATGCTGAAACAGATACAGCAGAGTTCATTGATAACACTGCAGCCTCATTACAAGGTGGAGCAGGAATCAAAGCTGCCCAAATAGTCGCAGATTCAAAAGCATCTGTGTTGTTAACACCTCACTGTGGGCAAAACGCTGCAGAAGTGCTTCAAAGGGCAAATGTTCAGATCTATAAAACCGCAGATTTAACAATTGTAGAGAACGTGAATGCCTTTAAAGAAGGGAAACTACAAGTTCTCAAAGACATCCATCCTGGATATCATGAAAAATTTGGAAGATAA